The Mesobacillus jeotgali genome window below encodes:
- the remA gene encoding extracellular matrix/biofilm regulator RemA: protein MAIKLINIGFGNIVSANRIISIVSPESAPIKRIIQDARDRGSLIDATYGRRTRAVIVMDSDHVILSAVQPETVAHRLNDRDDIIDEG, encoded by the coding sequence ATGGCAATTAAGCTTATAAATATAGGCTTCGGCAACATTGTTTCAGCTAACAGGATCATTTCGATCGTAAGTCCTGAATCAGCTCCTATTAAACGGATCATCCAGGACGCTCGCGACCGTGGGTCATTAATAGATGCGACATATGGAAGAAGGACGAGGGCTGTCATCGTCATGGACAGCGACCATGTCATTCTCTCTGCGGTACAGCCAGAAACGGTAGCGCACCGCCTGAATGACCGTGATGATATTATCGATGAAGGGTAG
- the gmk gene encoding guanylate kinase has translation MQEKGLLIVLSGPSGVGKGTVRKELFSQHDTAFEYSVSATTRLPREGEQNGVDYFFKTREEFEEMIRQDQLLEYAEFVGNYYGTPVEYVRETLDAGRDVFLEIEVQGASQVRKKFPEGLFIFLAPPSLSELENRIVTRGTETEEIIKGRMKAAREELEMMELYDYVVENDHVENAADRVKSIVVAEHCRRERVQHRYKKMLEVE, from the coding sequence ATGCAGGAAAAAGGATTGTTAATCGTTCTTTCAGGACCATCAGGAGTTGGCAAAGGAACCGTCCGGAAAGAATTATTCTCCCAGCATGATACAGCTTTTGAATATTCCGTATCCGCGACAACAAGGCTGCCTCGTGAAGGGGAACAAAATGGAGTGGATTATTTCTTCAAAACGAGGGAAGAGTTTGAAGAGATGATCAGACAAGACCAGTTGCTGGAGTATGCTGAGTTTGTTGGCAATTACTATGGAACCCCAGTCGAGTATGTCCGCGAAACGCTTGATGCTGGAAGGGATGTTTTCCTTGAAATTGAAGTTCAGGGAGCAAGCCAGGTAAGAAAGAAATTTCCGGAGGGGCTTTTCATCTTCCTTGCGCCGCCAAGCCTTTCCGAGCTTGAAAACCGGATCGTGACACGAGGCACAGAAACGGAAGAAATCATCAAAGGCAGAATGAAAGCTGCCAGAGAAGAACTAGAAATGATGGAATTATATGATTATGTTGTTGAAAACGACCATGTTGAAAACGCAGCGGACCGAGTTAAGTCAATCGTCGTTGCGGAGCACTGCCGCAGGGAACGAGTTCAACATCGATATAAAAAAATGCTGGAGGTAGAATAA
- the rpoZ gene encoding DNA-directed RNA polymerase subunit omega, producing the protein MLNPSIDSLMTKIDSKYSLVSVAAKRARSMQVHMDAKLDKYVSHKFVGKALEEINAEKLHFKTAGSHEELNINE; encoded by the coding sequence ATGCTTAATCCTTCTATTGACTCTTTAATGACAAAAATTGATTCAAAATATTCACTTGTTTCGGTTGCCGCTAAGCGCGCACGCAGCATGCAGGTCCATATGGATGCTAAATTAGATAAGTATGTTTCCCACAAGTTCGTTGGCAAGGCGCTTGAAGAAATCAACGCTGAAAAGCTTCATTTTAAGACTGCTGGAAGCCATGAAGAGTTAAATATCAACGAATAA
- the coaBC gene encoding bifunctional phosphopantothenoylcysteine decarboxylase/phosphopantothenate--cysteine ligase CoaBC, with the protein MLNGKKILLCVTGGIAVYKGAALTSKLTQAGAEVKVILSDSAAKFVTPLTFQALSRSEVYTDTFDEKNPENIAHIHLADWADLIIVAPATANIIGKLANGIADNMISTTLLAATAPVWVAPAMNVHMYQHPAVQKNMETLKSFGYEFIEPGEGYLACGYTGKGRLEEPETIVELASQFFTKNGGELAGRTVLITAGPTREKIDPVRFLTNHSTGKMGYAIAGEAVKMGARVILVSGPVNLEPPKGAELFKVESAEDMYQAALEHFDEADIMIGTAAVADYRPKYIYEEKMKKKEGDQALELERTRDILFELGQKKNGQVMVGFAAETNDIEIHAKGKLSRKNADMIVANNVKQEGAGFGADTNIVTIYKKDGTAINLPLMSKSEVARNILAEVVQCFKKDESL; encoded by the coding sequence ATGCTGAACGGTAAAAAAATTCTATTGTGCGTGACTGGTGGGATCGCTGTGTATAAGGGTGCTGCGCTGACGAGCAAGTTGACGCAGGCAGGCGCTGAAGTGAAGGTGATCCTAAGTGATTCTGCAGCTAAATTCGTTACTCCGCTCACTTTTCAGGCATTGTCCAGAAGTGAAGTTTATACAGATACATTCGACGAGAAAAATCCGGAAAATATTGCTCATATCCATTTAGCTGATTGGGCTGACTTGATTATTGTTGCACCGGCAACTGCCAATATCATCGGAAAACTTGCAAATGGGATTGCTGACAATATGATCTCCACTACACTTCTTGCCGCTACCGCCCCAGTGTGGGTAGCTCCGGCGATGAATGTACATATGTACCAGCATCCGGCGGTCCAGAAAAACATGGAGACTTTAAAAAGCTTTGGTTATGAATTCATTGAACCCGGAGAAGGGTATTTGGCATGTGGATACACAGGTAAGGGCCGTCTTGAAGAACCAGAGACAATCGTTGAGCTTGCCAGCCAATTTTTCACCAAAAATGGCGGCGAACTAGCTGGTAGAACGGTCTTGATTACTGCAGGCCCTACAAGGGAAAAAATCGATCCTGTCCGTTTCCTCACGAACCATTCAACTGGAAAGATGGGATACGCAATCGCTGGGGAAGCTGTGAAAATGGGGGCAAGAGTGATCCTTGTTTCGGGTCCGGTCAATCTGGAACCACCAAAGGGAGCAGAATTGTTCAAAGTAGAAAGTGCAGAGGATATGTACCAGGCCGCCCTTGAACATTTTGATGAAGCAGATATCATGATTGGTACCGCAGCCGTGGCTGATTACCGTCCGAAATATATATATGAAGAGAAAATGAAGAAAAAAGAAGGCGACCAGGCTCTTGAGCTAGAAAGAACGCGGGATATCTTGTTTGAGCTTGGCCAAAAGAAAAACGGCCAGGTTATGGTGGGTTTTGCAGCAGAAACCAATGATATTGAAATTCATGCGAAGGGCAAGCTTTCCAGGAAAAATGCAGACATGATTGTGGCGAATAACGTCAAGCAGGAAGGTGCCGGTTTTGGTGCAGATACGAATATCGTTACCATTTATAAAAAAGATGGTACAGCCATTAACCTGCCTTTGATGTCCAAGTCGGAGGTAGCCCGCAATATCCTTGCTGAAGTTGTCCAGTGTTTTAAAAAGGATGAAAGCTTATGA
- the priA gene encoding primosomal protein N', producing the protein MNIASVIVDVPAKQTDKTFDYKIPDKFQDVIKPGTRVIVPFGPRKIQGFVRELKDESSFSKLRAIIEPLDLTPVLNEELLELGDWLTEHTLSYKISSYQAMLPAALKAKYEKKIVLAKGAEVSDLPEDLRVLFAGNSEVKWEDAVSRGLVQQLQKEAASGRVDVVYQVKDRVRKKKLKHVAPNVGPEQLAEARDKLSPQASGQQAVLDFFLEHPEPVEQRLILSTLGISQASINSLVKKDILKVEELEVYRDPYSEREFKRKIALELTNEQEQAIAPILSSIEKDLHEVFLLYGVTGSGKTEIYLQSIQEVLSKGKEAIVLVPEISLTPQMVTRFKERFGDLVAVMHSGLSAGEKYDEWRKIQRKEVKVVVGARSAIFAPFENIGIIIIDEEHETSYKQEENPRYHARDVAIQRAKTNACPVVLGSATPSLESFARAQKGRYTLLSLPKRMNNQDLPTVEIVDMREELRTGNRSMFSVKLFEKIKDRLEKKEQTVLFLNKRGHSSFVMCRDCGYVMNCPHCDITLTYHRYNEQMKCHYCGHEDRVPTICPECNSEHIRYFGTGTQKVEEELVKLIPEARIIRMDVDTTGRKGAHEKLLTAFQEGKADILLGTQMIAKGLDFPNITLVGVLSADTMLNLPDFRSSEKTFQLLTQVSGRAGRHKLPGEVVIQTYTPEHYSVELAGTQDYDRFYQQEMLIRKVHQYPPFYYLSLVTVSHEELMKVVSVTEKIAKFISSRLTKEAVVLGPVASPIPRINDRYRYQCLIKYKKEPELKNALKTILDHYQQETGTGKLQISVDLNPYILM; encoded by the coding sequence ATGAATATAGCAAGTGTTATTGTCGATGTGCCTGCGAAGCAAACTGACAAAACCTTTGACTATAAAATTCCAGATAAATTCCAGGATGTGATCAAGCCAGGGACAAGGGTCATCGTTCCGTTTGGTCCAAGGAAAATCCAGGGGTTTGTCAGGGAACTGAAGGACGAATCCAGCTTTTCAAAGCTGCGGGCAATAATCGAACCACTTGATTTGACACCAGTGCTGAATGAAGAGCTTCTCGAGCTGGGGGACTGGCTGACTGAACATACATTAAGCTATAAAATATCTTCTTACCAGGCAATGCTGCCGGCAGCATTGAAGGCTAAGTATGAAAAGAAGATTGTCCTTGCGAAAGGTGCTGAAGTTAGCGACCTCCCTGAAGATTTAAGAGTGTTATTCGCGGGGAACAGTGAAGTTAAATGGGAGGATGCTGTATCCAGAGGGCTTGTCCAGCAACTGCAGAAGGAAGCGGCATCCGGCAGGGTTGATGTTGTTTATCAGGTGAAGGACAGAGTACGAAAAAAGAAGCTCAAGCATGTTGCCCCGAATGTTGGTCCTGAGCAGCTGGCTGAGGCAAGGGATAAACTTTCACCTCAAGCCTCGGGACAACAAGCTGTACTTGATTTCTTTCTTGAACACCCGGAGCCTGTTGAACAAAGGCTGATTCTTTCCACTCTAGGAATCTCCCAGGCATCAATAAATTCACTTGTTAAGAAAGACATACTGAAGGTTGAAGAGCTGGAGGTTTACAGAGATCCATATTCAGAGCGGGAATTTAAACGGAAAATTGCTCTCGAACTGACAAATGAGCAGGAACAAGCTATTGCTCCAATCCTCTCATCCATTGAAAAGGATCTGCATGAAGTGTTTTTGTTATATGGGGTCACTGGCAGCGGTAAGACTGAAATCTACTTGCAGTCTATCCAGGAGGTACTGAGCAAAGGGAAAGAAGCGATTGTGCTCGTACCGGAAATCTCATTGACACCGCAAATGGTCACTCGCTTCAAGGAGCGGTTCGGTGATTTGGTGGCTGTCATGCATAGCGGCCTTTCTGCAGGAGAGAAATATGATGAATGGCGGAAAATCCAGCGCAAGGAAGTAAAAGTGGTGGTAGGAGCCAGGTCAGCGATTTTTGCTCCATTTGAGAATATCGGCATCATCATCATTGATGAAGAACATGAAACGAGCTACAAGCAGGAGGAGAACCCAAGATACCATGCAAGGGACGTGGCCATCCAGCGGGCAAAAACAAATGCTTGTCCGGTTGTCCTCGGAAGTGCCACACCATCGCTTGAATCATTTGCCAGGGCGCAAAAAGGGCGTTATACTTTGCTCTCTCTGCCAAAGCGGATGAACAATCAGGACCTTCCAACAGTTGAAATTGTCGATATGCGAGAGGAATTGCGAACAGGAAACCGTTCGATGTTTTCGGTTAAACTTTTTGAAAAGATAAAAGACAGGCTCGAGAAAAAAGAGCAGACCGTCCTGTTTTTAAATAAACGAGGACATTCGTCGTTTGTGATGTGCCGTGATTGCGGTTATGTCATGAATTGCCCTCATTGCGATATCACCCTCACATACCATAGATACAATGAGCAGATGAAATGCCATTATTGTGGACATGAAGACCGGGTGCCGACCATTTGTCCTGAATGCAATAGTGAACACATCCGCTATTTCGGGACAGGGACGCAGAAGGTTGAGGAAGAATTGGTCAAACTGATTCCTGAAGCGAGGATTATCAGGATGGATGTTGACACAACGGGCAGGAAAGGTGCGCATGAAAAGCTTCTTACTGCATTTCAGGAAGGCAAGGCAGACATCTTGCTCGGAACTCAAATGATTGCGAAAGGCTTGGATTTTCCAAACATCACTTTAGTAGGTGTCCTGTCAGCTGACACAATGCTGAACCTGCCGGATTTCCGGTCATCGGAAAAAACTTTCCAGCTTTTGACCCAGGTCAGCGGTAGGGCAGGAAGGCATAAACTTCCCGGAGAGGTCGTGATCCAGACTTATACTCCGGAGCATTACAGTGTCGAGCTTGCCGGAACGCAGGACTATGACCGCTTTTATCAGCAGGAGATGCTGATTCGCAAGGTCCATCAGTACCCGCCATTTTACTATCTTTCCCTGGTAACAGTCAGCCATGAAGAATTGATGAAGGTTGTATCCGTTACTGAGAAGATTGCAAAATTCATTTCATCAAGGCTTACAAAGGAAGCAGTCGTATTGGGGCCTGTAGCGTCTCCCATCCCGCGGATCAACGATAGATATCGATACCAATGTCTGATAAAATACAAAAAGGAACCAGAACTTAAAAATGCTCTCAAAACAATACTTGATCATTATCAGCAGGAAACGGGAACAGGGAAATTGCAGATTTCCGTTGACCTTAACCCTTATATCCTGATGTAA
- the def gene encoding peptide deformylase produces the protein MAVRKIVTYPADILEQECEKVTVFDKKLAKLLDDMYDTMIEFDGVGLAAPQIDLRMQIAIVDIDDEHGTIELINPEILETKGEQTGPEGCLSFPGLYGEVTRPNYVKVKAQNRKGKSFEIEAEEFLARAILHEIDHLHGVLFTTKVSKYIDEAELEELNQE, from the coding sequence TTGGCAGTAAGAAAAATAGTAACTTATCCAGCGGACATATTGGAGCAGGAATGCGAAAAGGTCACGGTTTTTGATAAAAAACTGGCAAAGCTGCTGGATGACATGTATGATACAATGATTGAATTTGACGGCGTCGGCCTGGCCGCTCCTCAAATAGACTTAAGGATGCAAATAGCCATCGTTGATATCGACGATGAACATGGAACGATCGAATTGATCAATCCGGAAATTCTCGAAACTAAAGGTGAACAGACTGGTCCGGAAGGATGTTTAAGCTTCCCGGGTTTATATGGAGAGGTCACACGCCCGAATTACGTGAAGGTCAAGGCTCAAAACCGCAAAGGGAAGAGCTTTGAAATTGAGGCAGAGGAGTTCCTTGCAAGAGCGATCCTGCATGAGATAGATCATCTGCACGGAGTGTTATTTACCACCAAGGTTTCAAAATATATCGATGAAGCCGAGTTAGAGGAGTTGAACCAGGAATGA
- the fmt gene encoding methionyl-tRNA formyltransferase, which yields MTRIVFMGTPDFSVPVLRRLVDEGYDVIGVVTQPDRPVGRKRVLTPPPVKAEAIKHNIPVYQPEKIRQQEELDKILALEPDLIVTAAFGQILPNQLLEAPKYGCINVHASLLPELRGGAPIHYAIIEGKEKTGITIMFMVEKLDAGDILTQVEVPITETDTVGTLHDKMSSAGADLLSETIPKLLKGEITPVPQNDEDATFAWNIKREQEKIDWNRSGAEIYNHIRGMNPWPVAYTTMDGTVMKVWSAAKASYSGSDQPGTIVKIEEDGFVVATADDTAIKITELQPAGKKKMDAKQFLLGAGANLQPGAKLGDIHE from the coding sequence ATGACAAGAATCGTATTTATGGGAACTCCGGACTTTTCTGTACCGGTTTTAAGAAGATTGGTCGATGAAGGCTATGATGTCATTGGAGTAGTCACCCAGCCAGATCGCCCGGTTGGCAGAAAACGGGTACTGACTCCGCCGCCTGTAAAAGCCGAAGCGATCAAGCATAATATCCCGGTTTATCAGCCGGAAAAAATTCGCCAGCAGGAAGAACTGGATAAAATCCTGGCGCTCGAACCAGATTTAATCGTTACCGCTGCTTTTGGTCAAATTTTACCAAATCAGCTGCTCGAGGCCCCGAAGTATGGCTGTATCAATGTCCATGCTTCCCTTCTTCCAGAGCTGCGAGGTGGAGCACCAATCCATTATGCTATCATTGAAGGAAAAGAGAAGACGGGTATCACGATCATGTTTATGGTTGAAAAATTGGACGCTGGCGATATCCTGACACAAGTCGAAGTGCCAATTACCGAAACAGATACGGTTGGGACATTGCATGATAAAATGAGTTCAGCTGGTGCGGATCTCTTATCAGAAACAATTCCAAAGCTCTTAAAAGGGGAAATCACTCCTGTTCCACAAAACGATGAAGATGCAACATTCGCATGGAATATCAAGCGCGAACAGGAAAAAATCGACTGGAACAGAAGCGGAGCCGAAATTTATAACCATATTCGCGGCATGAATCCATGGCCAGTTGCCTATACGACAATGGATGGAACAGTAATGAAGGTATGGAGTGCCGCTAAGGCAAGCTACTCGGGAAGTGACCAGCCTGGTACCATTGTCAAGATTGAGGAAGATGGTTTTGTTGTCGCAACTGCAGATGATACGGCAATAAAAATTACAGAGCTTCAGCCAGCAGGCAAGAAAAAGATGGATGCGAAGCAATTCTTGCTGGGTGCAGGGGCTAACTTACAGCCAGGCGCAAAGTTAGGAGACATCCATGAGTAA
- the rsmB gene encoding 16S rRNA (cytosine(967)-C(5))-methyltransferase RsmB has protein sequence MSKKKNVRDSALQLLETIEKNQAYSNLLLNNAIEKNEINPIDVGLLTELVYGTLQRKMTIDFYLKPFIEKNKKLQSWVINLLRMTLYQMVYLDKIPERAAIFEAVEIAKRRGHKGIASLVNGVLRSIQRNGLPSLDAITDPAERISIETSHPLWLVRRWVNQFGVEKTREMCEVNLTAPLQTGRVNLTRISRDECLDLLEEEGFEVEPSPILPEAIKCLRGNLASSKAFKYGLLTIQDESSMLVAHALGIKEEEVILDACAAPGGKTTHIAEKLANSGKVISLDLHEHKVKLISENAERLGLENIEAQKMDSREAAAQFEKESIDRVLLDAPCSGLGVMRRKPDMKYTKKEQDLSQLQTIQLSLLQSVAPLLKAGGTLVYSTCTVDRAENQEVMEEFLREHPEFEGDTTFAERMPETIKPLISGYDVQILPQDFGSDGFYIACLRKKVE, from the coding sequence ATGAGTAAAAAGAAAAATGTCAGGGATTCTGCATTGCAGCTCCTTGAAACAATAGAAAAGAACCAGGCATACAGCAACTTGCTCTTGAATAATGCGATTGAAAAAAATGAAATCAACCCGATAGACGTCGGCTTGCTGACAGAATTGGTCTATGGTACGCTCCAGCGCAAAATGACCATCGATTTTTACCTTAAACCATTTATCGAGAAAAACAAAAAGCTTCAAAGCTGGGTCATCAATCTGCTTCGCATGACCCTATACCAGATGGTGTACTTGGATAAGATACCTGAAAGAGCCGCTATTTTTGAAGCAGTTGAAATTGCGAAGCGCAGGGGACATAAAGGCATTGCAAGTCTTGTGAATGGTGTGCTGAGAAGCATACAAAGAAACGGATTGCCTTCCCTGGATGCAATCACGGATCCTGCCGAAAGAATATCGATTGAGACAAGCCATCCTTTGTGGCTTGTAAGAAGATGGGTAAATCAATTTGGTGTGGAGAAGACCAGGGAAATGTGTGAAGTGAACTTAACTGCACCTCTCCAGACTGGCAGGGTCAATTTGACGAGGATATCACGGGATGAGTGCCTTGATCTTCTTGAGGAAGAAGGGTTTGAAGTAGAACCAAGTCCGATTCTCCCGGAAGCAATCAAGTGTCTGAGAGGCAATCTCGCTTCATCCAAAGCATTCAAGTATGGTTTGTTAACCATCCAGGATGAGAGTTCCATGCTGGTTGCCCACGCGCTGGGCATTAAGGAAGAAGAAGTCATTCTTGATGCATGTGCAGCCCCTGGAGGGAAAACTACTCATATCGCTGAGAAGCTGGCAAATAGCGGCAAAGTGATCTCACTCGATCTTCATGAGCACAAGGTCAAGTTAATCTCGGAAAATGCTGAGCGTCTTGGTCTAGAAAATATCGAAGCTCAAAAAATGGACAGTCGCGAGGCTGCGGCTCAATTTGAAAAAGAATCGATTGACCGGGTATTGCTGGATGCCCCATGCTCTGGCTTAGGGGTTATGAGACGAAAGCCGGATATGAAGTATACTAAGAAAGAACAGGATTTATCACAGCTGCAAACCATCCAGCTAAGCCTGCTGCAATCAGTTGCCCCGCTTTTAAAAGCAGGAGGGACACTTGTATATAGTACATGCACGGTTGACCGTGCAGAAAACCAGGAAGTAATGGAAGAATTTTTACGCGAGCATCCTGAATTCGAAGGAGATACAACATTTGCAGAAAGAATGCCTGAGACAATCAAACCATTGATCAGTGGTTATGATGTGCAGATTCTTCCGCAAGACTTTGGCTCTGATGGGTTTTATATTGCTTGTTTAAGAAAGAAGGTGGAATAA
- the rlmN gene encoding 23S rRNA (adenine(2503)-C(2))-methyltransferase RlmN — translation MEQEKTTRNAATEDTAKKSIYSLQLDELKDWLKEQGEKPFRAEQVFDWLYKKRAVSFEDMSNLSKTLRDKLEEHFVLTTLDTIIQQTSSDGTIKFLFEMHDGKSIETVLMRHEYGNSVCVTTQVGCRIGCTFCASTLGGLKRNLEAGEIVAQVVKVQQALDETDERVSSIVIMGIGEPFDNYDNMLSFLKIVNHEKGLNIGARHITVSTSGIIPKIYQFADENMQINFAISLHAPNSELRSRLMPINRAYKLPDLMDSVRYYVNKTGRRISFEYGLFGGVNDQVEHAEELAQLVKGIKCHINLIPVNYVPERDYVRTPKSQIFKFERTLRDRGVNVTIRREQGHDIEAACGQLRAKERKEETR, via the coding sequence ATGGAACAAGAAAAAACAACAAGAAATGCAGCAACAGAAGATACAGCAAAAAAGTCCATTTATTCACTTCAGCTTGATGAACTGAAGGACTGGCTGAAGGAACAAGGAGAAAAACCTTTCCGGGCAGAACAAGTATTTGACTGGCTTTACAAAAAAAGAGCAGTTTCCTTCGAGGATATGTCCAACCTCTCAAAAACTTTAAGGGACAAGCTGGAAGAGCATTTCGTATTGACAACACTCGATACTATTATTCAGCAGACATCATCAGATGGAACGATCAAGTTCTTATTCGAAATGCATGATGGCAAGTCCATTGAAACCGTACTTATGAGACATGAGTATGGAAACTCTGTTTGTGTAACCACACAGGTAGGCTGCAGGATTGGCTGCACTTTTTGTGCTTCAACACTTGGAGGCCTAAAAAGGAACCTGGAAGCAGGAGAAATTGTGGCCCAGGTCGTAAAAGTACAACAGGCACTTGATGAAACGGATGAAAGAGTCAGCTCAATTGTAATTATGGGAATCGGTGAACCGTTCGATAACTACGACAATATGCTTTCTTTCCTGAAGATCGTCAACCATGAAAAAGGCTTGAATATCGGCGCGCGTCATATTACGGTATCAACAAGCGGAATCATCCCGAAAATTTATCAGTTTGCTGATGAGAATATGCAAATCAACTTTGCGATTTCGCTGCACGCTCCGAATAGCGAACTGCGCAGCAGGCTGATGCCGATCAACCGTGCATATAAGCTTCCTGACCTGATGGATTCAGTCCGCTATTATGTGAACAAGACAGGACGGCGAATCAGCTTTGAGTATGGTCTTTTTGGCGGAGTGAATGACCAGGTTGAGCATGCGGAGGAGCTTGCGCAACTGGTTAAGGGCATTAAGTGCCATATTAATCTTATTCCAGTCAACTATGTACCTGAGCGTGATTACGTAAGGACACCAAAGAGCCAAATTTTCAAGTTTGAACGGACACTTCGCGACCGCGGAGTGAATGTGACAATCAGAAGAGAACAAGGGCATGACATTGAAGCAGCTTGCGGACAACTTCGGGCGAAAGAAAGAAAAGAAGAGACGAGGTGA
- a CDS encoding Stp1/IreP family PP2C-type Ser/Thr phosphatase, with amino-acid sequence MKAVFMTDRGKVRLHNEDNGGIFVNSHGQRLAIVADGMGGHRAGDVASEMTIKHLKNLWDSSTQIHTAEEAEKWMEEAVLQVNKDIFEHSMKNTECEGMGTTIVAAICTNLFATIVNIGDSRCYLLNETGFKQLTEDHSLVNELVRSGQISREDAEHHPRKNVLLRALGTEESVEMDVKTIIFEEEDALLLCSDGLSNKVSQDEMESIVTNKEMSLEDKAAEFIKRANEYGGEDNITLAIVEYQEFNEGR; translated from the coding sequence ATGAAGGCTGTTTTCATGACAGACAGGGGAAAAGTCCGCCTGCATAATGAAGACAATGGCGGCATTTTTGTAAACTCTCACGGTCAGCGCCTTGCCATCGTAGCAGATGGCATGGGCGGCCACCGTGCGGGTGATGTTGCCAGTGAAATGACGATCAAGCATTTGAAGAATCTATGGGATAGTTCAACGCAGATACATACAGCAGAAGAAGCAGAAAAATGGATGGAAGAAGCGGTCTTGCAAGTCAATAAAGATATTTTCGAGCATTCCATGAAAAACACAGAGTGTGAAGGTATGGGAACAACCATCGTGGCGGCCATTTGTACAAACCTGTTCGCGACCATAGTAAATATAGGTGACAGCCGTTGTTACTTGTTGAATGAAACAGGATTCAAGCAGTTGACGGAGGATCACTCTCTTGTAAACGAACTGGTTCGATCTGGACAGATTTCAAGGGAAGATGCAGAGCATCATCCAAGGAAAAATGTTCTTTTAAGGGCGCTCGGTACTGAAGAGTCGGTCGAGATGGATGTGAAAACAATCATCTTTGAAGAGGAAGATGCCTTGCTGCTTTGTTCCGATGGCCTTTCCAATAAAGTGAGCCAGGATGAAATGGAAAGCATCGTTACAAACAAAGAGATGTCCCTTGAAGATAAAGCGGCAGAATTTATTAAAAGGGCAAACGAGTACGGCGGCGAAGATAATATAACTCTTGCTATCGTCGAATACCAGGAATTCAACGAGGGCAGGTGA